Proteins encoded within one genomic window of Cellulomonas xiejunii:
- a CDS encoding AGE family epimerase/isomerase has product MAWLSTPAHGRWLEAETDRLWEFGRASRLASGGFARLDDAGRPLPGPVELWITCRMTHVYALAHLAGRPGSAALVDHGLAALTGLLHDDEHGGWFAEVEVDGTPRDTTKAAYPHAFVVLAAASATAAGRAGARTLLDEALAAQERWFWDERAGMVVEEWDRTFTHLDPYRGVNAAMHTVEAYLAAADVTGDRRWLDRALRMVGRVVHDLARGSSWRIPEHFDASWRADLEYNADTPAHPFRPYGATVGHGFEWARLTLHTRAALLARGDVTPVWLLDDAVALFDGSARDGWAVDGAPGFVYTVDWQGRPVVRERMHWVAAEAVAAAAVLHAVTGDARYDDLYATWWDYVAEHVLDRVGGSWWHELGPDNRVSRTVWAGKADIYHAVQATLVPRLPPTPALAPALAAGLLG; this is encoded by the coding sequence ATGGCGTGGCTCAGCACCCCGGCGCACGGTCGCTGGCTCGAGGCGGAGACGGACCGGCTGTGGGAGTTCGGGCGCGCGTCCCGGCTCGCGAGCGGGGGGTTCGCCCGGCTCGACGACGCGGGGCGTCCGCTGCCCGGCCCCGTCGAGCTGTGGATCACGTGCCGCATGACGCACGTGTACGCGCTCGCGCACCTCGCGGGCAGGCCGGGCTCGGCCGCGCTCGTCGACCACGGGCTCGCCGCGCTCACCGGCCTGCTCCACGACGACGAGCACGGCGGCTGGTTCGCCGAGGTCGAGGTCGACGGGACGCCACGCGACACCACCAAGGCGGCGTACCCGCACGCGTTCGTCGTGCTGGCGGCGGCGAGCGCGACGGCGGCCGGGCGTGCCGGGGCCCGCACGCTGCTCGACGAGGCGCTCGCGGCCCAGGAGCGCTGGTTCTGGGACGAGCGCGCGGGCATGGTCGTCGAGGAGTGGGACCGCACCTTCACGCACCTCGACCCCTACCGCGGCGTCAACGCCGCCATGCACACGGTCGAGGCCTACCTCGCGGCGGCCGACGTCACCGGGGACCGCCGGTGGCTCGACCGCGCCCTGCGGATGGTCGGGCGGGTGGTGCACGACCTCGCGCGCGGCAGCTCCTGGCGCATCCCCGAGCACTTCGACGCGTCCTGGCGGGCTGACCTCGAGTACAACGCGGACACCCCGGCGCACCCCTTCCGGCCGTACGGCGCCACCGTGGGCCACGGGTTCGAGTGGGCTCGCCTCACGCTGCACACGCGTGCCGCCCTCCTGGCCCGCGGCGACGTGACGCCCGTGTGGCTCCTCGACGACGCCGTCGCGCTGTTCGACGGCTCGGCACGTGACGGCTGGGCCGTCGACGGGGCCCCCGGGTTCGTCTACACGGTCGACTGGCAGGGGCGTCCGGTCGTCCGCGAACGCATGCACTGGGTCGCCGCCGAGGCGGTCGCCGCGGCCGCCGTGCTGCACGCCGTGACGGGCGACGCGCGCTACGACGACCTCTACGCGACGTGGTGGGACTACGTCGCCGAGCATGTCCTGGACCGGGTCGGCGGGTCGTGGTGGCACGAGCTCGGTCCCGACAACCGCGTCTCGCGGACCGTGTGGGCCGGCAAGGCGGACATCTACCACGCGGTGCAGGCCACGCTCGTCCCGCGGCTCCCGCCCACCCCTGCCCTGGCACCGGCGCTCGCGGCCGGCCTGCTCGGCTGA
- a CDS encoding roadblock/LC7 domain-containing protein yields the protein MTALSTEAANFGWLLDNFVRTVPGTRHTLVVSADGLLMAMSEQLDRTSGDQLAAIVSGMSSLTRGASRQLRAGEVRQAIIEMDHLFLFLMSVSNGSVLAVVAEATCDVGLIGYEMAMLVSRTEATLTPQLISEMRGQLPVDGATRAPVA from the coding sequence GTGACCGCGCTCAGCACCGAGGCAGCCAACTTCGGCTGGCTCCTGGACAACTTCGTCCGGACCGTGCCCGGCACTCGCCACACACTCGTGGTGTCGGCCGACGGCCTGCTCATGGCAATGTCCGAGCAGCTGGACCGCACCAGCGGCGACCAGCTCGCGGCCATCGTCTCGGGCATGTCGAGCCTCACCCGTGGCGCGTCGCGCCAGCTCCGTGCGGGGGAGGTGCGTCAGGCGATCATCGAGATGGACCATCTGTTCCTCTTCCTGATGAGCGTCTCGAACGGCTCCGTCCTCGCGGTCGTGGCCGAGGCGACGTGCGACGTCGGCCTCATCGGCTACGAGATGGCGATGCTCGTGTCCCGCACCGAGGCCACGCTGACCCCGCAGCTCATCTCCGAGATGCGCGGCCAGCTGCCCGTCGACGGTGCTACCCGGGCACCCGTCGCCTGA
- a CDS encoding bacterial proteasome activator family protein has protein sequence MDHDEQRDEHTTHGAPAGAAPGDAARGPRVVVVPPDLPGGDAQSGDAQPDRDENLAGMVEQPAKVMRIGTMIKQLLDEVRSAPLDDAARARLAEIHERSLHELEEGLSPELLAELHRITLPFTEDQAPSDAELRIAQAQLVGWLEGLFHGIQTALVAQQMAAQAQLTQMRRALPPGHVAGPGRVGVPVAADHGPDDLRPSTGQYL, from the coding sequence GTGGACCACGACGAGCAGCGCGACGAGCACACGACGCACGGCGCCCCGGCGGGCGCCGCTCCCGGCGACGCGGCGCGGGGGCCGCGCGTCGTCGTCGTCCCACCCGACCTGCCGGGCGGTGACGCGCAGTCCGGTGACGCGCAGCCCGACCGCGACGAGAACCTGGCCGGCATGGTCGAGCAGCCGGCCAAGGTCATGCGGATCGGCACGATGATCAAGCAGCTGCTCGACGAGGTCCGTTCGGCGCCCCTCGACGACGCCGCCCGCGCGCGCCTCGCGGAGATCCACGAGCGGTCCCTGCACGAGCTCGAGGAGGGCCTGTCCCCCGAGCTGCTGGCCGAGCTGCACCGCATCACCCTGCCGTTCACCGAGGACCAGGCGCCGTCGGACGCCGAGCTGCGGATCGCGCAGGCACAGCTGGTGGGCTGGCTCGAAGGGCTGTTCCACGGCATCCAGACCGCGCTCGTCGCGCAGCAGATGGCTGCGCAGGCCCAGCTCACGCAGATGCGCCGCGCGCTGCCGCCGGGGCACGTGGCCGGTCCCGGCCGCGTGGGCGTGCCGGTGGCCGCGGACCACGGGCCGGACGACCTGCGCCCGTCGACGGGGCAGTACCTCTAG
- a CDS encoding glycoside hydrolase family 32 protein: MTATPDLHAPRWHVRAPRGWLNDPNGIGRWGGRWHVMYQWNPDDTVWGSIHWGHASSVDLLRWEHEPVALVPRPGTLDGGGAWSGVAVPDGGEVALVYSAVRDASDTGTAGVAVARRAADGRWEQPDRLAAPHPDLPGVVDVRDPFLLTLAGRRVAVQGAGTPAGGAVVVYDADDLDEWRLLGTVLRARDVPAGLAAPGHVWECPQLVQVGDRWVLLVSWFERGDGPERLGVTAYTGRLDLTGAAPRFVPEVAGAFDHGPDLYAPQAYVCDDGRVLLWGWSWESRDGTRPADEVAAAGWAGLLTCPRELVLTADGRAVMRPARELAGLRGPALDVEQGLLVTDEPAWRVAASGGLAVSLVDDAGAVVDVWSTGGPAEVLVDGSLLEAFEQDRGSTTRRVYRRPGQRWRVEVAGDAAAHVLRVPPD, translated from the coding sequence ATGACCGCGACGCCCGACCTGCACGCGCCGCGGTGGCACGTCCGCGCCCCGCGGGGCTGGCTGAACGACCCCAACGGCATCGGCCGGTGGGGCGGGCGCTGGCACGTGATGTACCAGTGGAACCCCGACGACACGGTGTGGGGCTCGATCCACTGGGGGCACGCGAGCTCGGTGGACCTGCTGCGCTGGGAGCACGAGCCGGTCGCGCTGGTGCCGCGACCGGGCACGCTGGACGGTGGCGGCGCGTGGAGCGGGGTGGCCGTGCCGGACGGGGGTGAGGTGGCCCTGGTCTACAGCGCGGTGCGCGACGCCTCCGACACGGGTACGGCGGGCGTCGCCGTCGCCCGCCGCGCCGCCGACGGTCGCTGGGAGCAGCCCGACCGGCTCGCGGCCCCGCACCCGGACCTGCCCGGGGTCGTCGACGTGCGCGACCCGTTCCTGCTCACCCTCGCCGGGCGTCGCGTGGCCGTCCAGGGCGCCGGGACGCCCGCGGGCGGTGCGGTCGTGGTGTACGACGCCGACGACCTCGACGAATGGCGGCTGCTGGGCACGGTGCTGCGGGCGCGGGACGTCCCCGCGGGCCTGGCAGCGCCCGGCCACGTGTGGGAGTGCCCACAGCTGGTGCAGGTCGGCGACCGGTGGGTGCTGCTCGTGTCGTGGTTCGAGCGCGGCGACGGGCCGGAGCGGCTCGGCGTGACGGCGTACACGGGTCGCCTCGACCTCACGGGCGCCGCGCCGCGGTTCGTCCCCGAGGTGGCAGGCGCGTTCGACCACGGCCCGGACCTGTACGCGCCGCAGGCGTACGTCTGCGACGACGGCCGGGTGCTGCTGTGGGGGTGGTCCTGGGAGTCCCGCGACGGCACCCGCCCGGCGGACGAGGTCGCGGCCGCGGGATGGGCGGGACTGCTGACGTGCCCGCGGGAGCTTGTGCTGACGGCGGACGGCCGGGCGGTGATGCGTCCGGCACGTGAGCTGGCCGGGCTGCGCGGCCCGGCGCTGGACGTCGAGCAGGGACTGCTGGTGACGGACGAGCCCGCGTGGCGCGTCGCCGCGTCCGGTGGGCTGGCGGTGTCGCTGGTCGACGACGCCGGCGCGGTCGTGGACGTGTGGTCGACGGGCGGGCCCGCGGAGGTGCTGGTGGACGGCTCGCTGCTGGAGGCGTTCGAGCAGGACCGCGGCAGCACGACGCGTCGGGTGTACCGGCGGCCTGGTCAGCGCTGGCGGGTGGAGGTGGCCGGGGACGCCGCGGCGCACGTGCTGCGGGTGCCGCCGGACTGA
- a CDS encoding ATP-binding protein has translation MLRRLGIRAKVLAVLAVPMIVLLVAGTYISYGAIQDLRYARATQTVVRTLDALSPLTAAFQQERILSLTGASEEQVKAARQVTDSALADARKVTGEIDLAEFPEGVVRDFRQQQNAYGTALPQLRERVDASGQRVVLRNGFQDILSGQIRVMEGVANSLRDRDLAEYVTANRELARLSDALVNEYITGIELKGVTADSNALARSFQNRVTETELARERARLTVAALGVDGLIVSTGDPTPPLLSMRAQFTQGSLEAISSVDLAAWTEQTTNQMTMLGTVNSGVLEGADEVAANGVSQARDRALLTVALALLALIVSFSFALAVSRSIVVPLRRLTSAAGDVREQLPRLVEQVSTPGEGPEITLAPIPVRSQDEIGRLAQAFNAVNATTVQVAQEQAALRGSIAEMFVNVARRDQVLLNRQLSFIDSLERAEEDPGTLANLFRLDHLATRMRRNAESLLVLAGIDSGRRLRDAMPLSDVIRTASSEIEQYDRVQLDLQVDPHMLGFNALSAAHLIAEILENATVFSEPETPVIVSTGVSGASVVVRVADQGLGMTDAEIAAANYKIASVSAGDALGAQRLGLFVVGRLAQRLGAEVTLRKRVGGTGTEVFVQFPSTLFSANEVNSYGSLPPGAPAQSQSARLPEIEIPEVRAVDLAELTDGETSLGLPRRRRGDDTGAAPAAAAGSATEDDSIPVPMLSAPSGLPTRSRKTFDEDNIVLPVAPDTRLSPELSVDTGEWAPAVAATPLVAGLPTRSRAATSAWASDPQQDEVTPVAPPADPAARAGLFSGFRSGKDVPDPAPSQNGFVVPSLAPESTDASAASGGYSQVPSWQDLSSGLPSRGAAPAPSDDAAENPVEQWSAPDTDSWTAPRTDGEPWAPIQSEDAWRAPAADAAPWTQDAPVEDAQQETPAAPWQEQETPAASWEEQQAPVASWEEQQAPVASWEEQQAPVASWEEQETPAASWEEQQAPVASWEEQRVPVTSWEQPQSPWALPEVAAEVAAPGDDTQVWSHEEPAAWQAAPEQPVEEQPAPAPEPEPTFTSYSGYSGWAGSSDSPALQYTAPYVPFERSLDEARAWHTGALPVVPEPSRDSAPAWSAPAEAQPAVEVYRLEEVEEEPEPEEEVAAPWAPVAATQQPAVDTAPAPSRWQAPTWQDQQAPVAEPAPTPEQWRPSTPTWVRSAAADQPTEMFAPVDAVPAEPAPAAQAPAWQAAPAPAAPAPVAQAPAWQPAVAPTPSAGPAFGDLVASSQDDKPKRRWGSFFSRKKDDDVVEVAPAPFVAPAPVRSSAWGPDRAEPVAHAPQAAPAPQQAAPAGGWEAPTWSAPASPQSAATPIVREERPAPSWSPPEWAGRQPAPASTVPHPAVPPSAAPRVGTLDDEVAAMLALRSDIQEQALSELSQLSAYRPSAVGASGSERLAKRVPSAVPAAPAPVEERPVQRDADQLRSRLSSFQTGTSRGRRAAHGPQDGDHS, from the coding sequence ATGCTGCGACGGCTCGGCATCCGTGCCAAAGTCCTGGCGGTCCTCGCCGTGCCCATGATCGTCCTGCTCGTGGCTGGTACGTACATCTCGTACGGCGCGATCCAGGACCTTCGGTACGCGAGGGCCACCCAGACCGTGGTGCGCACGCTCGACGCGCTGAGCCCGCTCACGGCGGCGTTCCAACAGGAGCGGATCCTGTCCCTGACGGGGGCGTCGGAGGAGCAGGTCAAGGCCGCCCGCCAGGTGACGGACAGCGCGCTGGCGGACGCGCGGAAGGTCACCGGCGAGATCGACCTCGCGGAGTTCCCCGAGGGTGTGGTCCGGGACTTCCGGCAGCAGCAGAACGCGTACGGCACCGCGCTGCCCCAGCTGCGAGAGCGTGTCGACGCCAGCGGCCAGCGCGTCGTCCTGCGCAACGGGTTCCAGGACATCCTCAGCGGGCAGATCCGTGTGATGGAGGGTGTGGCCAACTCGCTGCGCGACCGCGACCTCGCCGAGTACGTCACCGCGAACCGTGAGCTCGCCCGGCTGAGCGACGCGCTCGTCAACGAGTACATCACCGGCATCGAGCTCAAGGGCGTCACCGCCGACAGCAACGCGTTGGCCCGCAGCTTCCAGAACCGGGTGACGGAGACCGAGCTCGCGCGCGAGCGTGCCCGCCTCACGGTGGCGGCGCTCGGCGTCGATGGCCTCATCGTCAGCACGGGTGACCCGACGCCGCCGCTGCTGTCGATGCGTGCCCAGTTCACCCAGGGCTCCCTGGAGGCGATCTCCTCGGTCGACCTGGCCGCGTGGACCGAGCAGACGACCAATCAGATGACGATGCTCGGCACGGTGAACTCCGGCGTGCTCGAAGGGGCCGACGAGGTCGCCGCGAACGGTGTGAGCCAGGCGCGTGACCGTGCGCTCCTCACGGTCGCCCTCGCGCTCCTCGCCCTGATCGTCTCCTTCTCCTTCGCGCTCGCCGTCTCCCGCTCGATCGTCGTCCCGCTGCGTCGCCTCACCAGCGCCGCCGGCGACGTCCGTGAGCAGCTGCCCCGCCTCGTCGAGCAGGTCTCGACGCCCGGCGAGGGCCCGGAGATCACGCTCGCTCCGATCCCCGTGCGCTCCCAGGACGAGATCGGGCGCCTGGCGCAGGCGTTCAACGCGGTCAACGCCACGACCGTGCAGGTCGCCCAGGAGCAGGCCGCGCTGCGCGGCTCGATCGCGGAGATGTTCGTCAACGTCGCCCGACGCGACCAGGTCCTGCTCAACCGGCAGCTGTCCTTCATCGACTCCCTCGAACGTGCCGAGGAGGACCCGGGGACCCTGGCCAACCTCTTCCGCCTCGACCACCTCGCGACCCGGATGCGCCGCAACGCCGAGTCGCTCCTCGTGCTCGCCGGCATCGACTCCGGCCGTCGCCTGCGTGACGCGATGCCGCTGTCGGACGTCATCCGCACCGCCTCGTCCGAGATCGAGCAGTACGACCGCGTCCAGCTGGACCTGCAGGTCGACCCGCACATGCTCGGGTTCAACGCCCTGTCGGCCGCTCACCTGATCGCCGAGATCCTCGAGAACGCGACGGTCTTCTCCGAGCCGGAGACGCCGGTCATCGTGAGCACGGGCGTGTCCGGCGCCTCGGTGGTCGTCCGCGTCGCCGACCAGGGCCTGGGCATGACGGACGCGGAGATCGCGGCCGCCAACTACAAGATCGCGTCGGTCTCCGCCGGTGACGCGCTGGGCGCCCAGCGCCTCGGCCTCTTCGTGGTCGGCCGCCTCGCCCAGCGCCTCGGCGCCGAGGTGACTCTCCGCAAGCGCGTCGGTGGCACGGGGACCGAGGTGTTCGTGCAGTTCCCCAGCACGCTGTTCTCGGCCAACGAGGTCAACTCCTACGGCTCCCTGCCGCCCGGCGCGCCGGCCCAGAGCCAGTCCGCCCGCCTCCCGGAGATCGAGATCCCCGAGGTGCGCGCCGTCGACCTCGCCGAGCTCACCGACGGCGAGACGTCCCTCGGCCTGCCGAGGCGTCGCCGTGGCGACGACACCGGTGCGGCACCCGCGGCGGCGGCCGGCTCGGCCACCGAGGACGACTCGATCCCCGTGCCGATGCTCAGCGCCCCCTCGGGTCTGCCGACGCGGTCCCGCAAGACGTTCGACGAGGACAACATCGTCCTGCCGGTCGCACCGGACACCCGGCTGTCGCCCGAGCTGTCGGTCGACACGGGCGAGTGGGCTCCTGCGGTCGCAGCCACGCCGCTGGTGGCGGGCCTGCCGACCAGGTCCCGCGCGGCGACGTCGGCCTGGGCCAGCGACCCGCAGCAGGACGAGGTCACCCCGGTCGCTCCCCCCGCCGACCCGGCGGCCCGTGCCGGTCTGTTCTCCGGTTTCCGCAGCGGCAAGGACGTGCCCGACCCGGCGCCGAGCCAGAACGGGTTCGTCGTGCCCTCGCTCGCACCGGAGAGCACGGACGCGTCCGCGGCCTCCGGCGGCTACTCGCAGGTCCCGTCGTGGCAGGACCTGAGCAGCGGGCTCCCGAGCCGCGGCGCCGCGCCGGCCCCGTCCGACGACGCGGCCGAGAACCCCGTCGAGCAGTGGAGCGCCCCGGACACGGACTCCTGGACGGCTCCGCGCACGGACGGCGAGCCGTGGGCGCCGATCCAGTCCGAGGACGCCTGGCGGGCACCTGCCGCCGACGCCGCACCGTGGACGCAGGACGCGCCCGTCGAGGACGCACAGCAGGAGACCCCGGCCGCGCCGTGGCAGGAGCAGGAGACCCCGGCCGCGTCGTGGGAGGAGCAGCAGGCTCCGGTGGCGTCGTGGGAGGAGCAGCAGGCTCCGGTGGCGTCGTGGGAGGAGCAGCAGGCTCCGGTGGCGTCGTGGGAGGAGCAGGAGACCCCGGCCGCGTCGTGGGAGGAGCAGCAGGCTCCGGTGGCGTCGTGGGAGGAGCAGCGGGTCCCGGTCACGTCGTGGGAGCAGCCGCAGTCGCCGTGGGCGCTGCCCGAGGTCGCGGCGGAGGTCGCCGCACCCGGCGACGACACGCAGGTCTGGAGCCACGAGGAGCCCGCAGCCTGGCAGGCCGCCCCCGAGCAGCCCGTCGAGGAGCAGCCGGCGCCGGCGCCCGAGCCCGAGCCGACGTTCACGTCGTACAGCGGCTACTCCGGCTGGGCCGGCAGCAGCGACAGCCCGGCGTTGCAGTACACGGCCCCGTACGTCCCCTTCGAGCGCTCGCTCGACGAGGCGCGCGCCTGGCACACCGGCGCGCTCCCCGTGGTGCCGGAGCCGTCGCGTGACTCGGCGCCCGCATGGTCCGCCCCGGCCGAGGCGCAGCCCGCGGTCGAGGTCTACCGCCTGGAGGAGGTCGAGGAGGAGCCCGAGCCCGAGGAGGAGGTCGCTGCTCCCTGGGCGCCCGTCGCGGCCACGCAGCAGCCCGCCGTCGACACCGCGCCCGCGCCGAGCAGGTGGCAGGCGCCGACGTGGCAGGACCAGCAGGCGCCCGTGGCCGAGCCGGCTCCCACGCCCGAGCAGTGGCGCCCGTCCACCCCCACGTGGGTGCGGTCCGCCGCCGCCGACCAGCCGACGGAGATGTTCGCGCCCGTCGACGCCGTGCCGGCCGAGCCCGCACCCGCTGCGCAGGCCCCGGCCTGGCAGGCCGCACCGGCGCCCGCGGCGCCCGCGCCCGTCGCGCAGGCCCCGGCCTGGCAGCCGGCCGTGGCGCCGACGCCGTCCGCGGGTCCCGCCTTCGGGGATCTCGTCGCGTCGTCGCAGGACGACAAGCCGAAGCGTCGCTGGGGGAGCTTCTTCAGCCGCAAGAAGGACGACGACGTGGTGGAGGTGGCACCCGCGCCCTTCGTGGCACCGGCGCCCGTCCGCTCGTCCGCATGGGGTCCCGACAGGGCCGAGCCGGTGGCGCACGCTCCGCAGGCCGCTCCCGCGCCGCAGCAGGCGGCGCCTGCCGGTGGCTGGGAGGCGCCCACGTGGTCGGCCCCCGCGTCGCCGCAGTCGGCCGCGACCCCCATCGTCCGCGAAGAGCGTCCCGCGCCCTCGTGGTCGCCGCCGGAGTGGGCGGGGCGTCAGCCCGCGCCGGCCTCGACGGTTCCCCACCCCGCCGTCCCCCCGTCCGCCGCCCCGCGCGTCGGCACGCTCGACGACGAGGTGGCTGCCATGCTCGCTCTCCGCTCGGACATCCAGGAGCAGGCTCTCTCGGAGCTCAGCCAGCTGTCCGCGTACCGGCCCAGCGCCGTCGGAGCGAGCGGTTCGGAGCGACTCGCCAAGCGTGTGCCGAGCGCGGTTCCCGCCGCACCGGCTCCCGTGGAGGAGCGCCCCGTCCAGCGAGACGCCGATCAGCTGCGTTCCCGCTTGTCCAGCTTCCAGACCGGTACGTCGCGCGGTCGTCGCGCGGCGCACGGCCCCCAGGACGGTGACCACTCGTGA
- a CDS encoding NAD(P)H-quinone oxidoreductase, producing MRAVVVTSPGGPGALRVEDVPDPTPGPGQVLVDVAAAGVNRADLLQRAGHYPPPPGAPAWPGLEASGVVLAVGPSAAAQGGGDPALQGTPVLRVGDRVAALLTGGGYAERVIAEASLTLPIPPEGDIQDAAALPEALATVWSNLRAAALGPGQTLLVHGGSGGVGSVAVQLAHALGHRVLATAGGAERCARVRELGADVVVDHRAQDVTAAVLDATEGRGVDVVLDVLGGRALGANVRLLAEGGRLVVIGLQQGRRGELDLPALMARRGSVIATTLRDRPAEQKAAIMADVRAHVWPLVLDGRVRPVVHARVPLAQAPRAHEMLESGEVFGKVLLLP from the coding sequence GTGCGTGCCGTCGTCGTCACCTCGCCCGGCGGTCCCGGTGCGCTCCGGGTCGAGGACGTGCCCGACCCGACCCCCGGCCCCGGCCAGGTGCTCGTCGACGTGGCCGCCGCCGGTGTGAACCGCGCTGACCTGCTGCAACGTGCCGGCCACTACCCGCCGCCGCCCGGCGCGCCCGCGTGGCCCGGCCTGGAGGCCTCCGGGGTCGTCCTGGCTGTGGGCCCGTCAGCGGCCGCACAGGGCGGGGGCGATCCCGCGCTGCAGGGCACGCCGGTGCTGCGCGTCGGCGACCGCGTCGCAGCGCTGCTGACGGGCGGAGGTTACGCCGAACGAGTGATCGCGGAGGCCTCGCTGACGCTCCCGATCCCCCCAGAGGGTGACATCCAGGACGCCGCGGCACTCCCCGAGGCCCTCGCGACCGTCTGGTCGAACCTGCGCGCGGCAGCCCTCGGGCCCGGCCAGACGCTCCTGGTGCACGGCGGGTCGGGCGGCGTCGGGTCGGTCGCGGTGCAGCTCGCGCACGCGCTCGGCCACCGCGTCCTCGCCACCGCCGGCGGTGCGGAGCGCTGCGCGCGCGTGCGGGAGCTCGGGGCGGACGTCGTCGTCGACCACCGGGCGCAGGACGTGACCGCGGCCGTGCTCGACGCGACCGAGGGGCGTGGCGTCGACGTCGTCCTGGACGTGCTGGGCGGGCGCGCGCTGGGCGCCAACGTGCGGCTGCTGGCCGAGGGCGGTCGGCTCGTCGTCATCGGGCTGCAGCAGGGGCGGCGCGGCGAGCTCGACCTGCCGGCGCTCATGGCCCGTCGTGGCTCGGTGATCGCGACGACCCTGCGGGACCGTCCGGCCGAGCAGAAGGCGGCGATCATGGCCGACGTGCGGGCCCACGTGTGGCCGCTGGTGCTCGACGGCCGGGTGCGTCCGGTCGTCCACGCGCGCGTCCCGCTGGCGCAGGCACCGCGCGCGCACGAGATGCTCGAGTCCGGCGAGGTGTTCGGCAAGGTCCTGCTGCTGCCCTGA
- a CDS encoding EamA family transporter yields MPAPLLFVLSGLTQYVGAALAVGLFAVLPAGTVAWLRVAVAAVLLLAWRRPWRVRDLWEPRRLRVTVLFGVVLATMNVTFYIAIEHLPLGTAVALEFLGPVVVAAVTGSGWRDRVAIGIAALGVVLLAGVSLDTGPDAVTGLVAIGAAAACWGAYIVLGRRVARSGAPAASGLAVAMAAGAVVLAPLLVGGAGPVLHDARLALVVVAIAVCSSLVPYVMEQVVMRRVSTATFAILLALLPATAAVVGAVLLRQWPHGLELVGIVLVSGAIALTARGDEGDAPAPPPASS; encoded by the coding sequence GTGCCCGCTCCGCTGCTCTTCGTCCTGTCGGGCCTGACGCAGTACGTCGGGGCGGCGCTCGCGGTCGGGCTGTTCGCGGTCCTGCCGGCGGGGACGGTCGCGTGGCTGCGTGTCGCGGTGGCGGCGGTGCTCCTGCTCGCCTGGCGCAGGCCGTGGCGGGTGCGCGACCTGTGGGAGCCGCGGCGGCTGCGCGTCACCGTGCTGTTCGGTGTCGTGCTCGCGACCATGAACGTCACCTTCTACATCGCGATCGAGCACCTGCCACTGGGGACCGCGGTGGCGCTGGAGTTCCTGGGCCCCGTCGTGGTCGCCGCCGTCACCGGGTCCGGGTGGCGCGACCGCGTCGCGATCGGGATCGCGGCCCTGGGCGTCGTGCTCCTCGCCGGTGTCAGCCTCGACACCGGCCCCGACGCCGTCACGGGGCTCGTCGCGATCGGGGCGGCCGCAGCGTGCTGGGGCGCGTACATCGTGCTGGGCCGGCGGGTCGCGCGCTCCGGCGCGCCGGCGGCCTCGGGCCTGGCCGTCGCGATGGCCGCGGGAGCCGTGGTCCTGGCTCCGCTGCTCGTGGGTGGCGCGGGCCCGGTGCTGCACGACGCGCGGCTCGCGCTCGTCGTCGTGGCGATCGCGGTGTGCTCGTCGCTGGTCCCGTACGTGATGGAGCAGGTCGTGATGCGGCGCGTCAGCACCGCGACGTTCGCGATCCTGCTCGCGCTGCTGCCCGCCACCGCGGCCGTCGTCGGTGCCGTGCTCCTGCGGCAGTGGCCGCACGGCCTCGAGCTCGTCGGGATCGTGCTGGTGTCCGGGGCGATCGCCCTGACGGCGCGCGGCGACGAGGGCGACGCCCCGGCCCCGCCGCCGGCGTCGAGCTAG
- a CDS encoding DUF742 domain-containing protein — MSEHVEYEARTVRPYAVTGGRVRSARSDLPLEALVEVMPGAVATTGLTPEKRAIIQHASAGYISVAELSALLHLPLGVIRILVSDLTDANSVRVHTSQPVEVNTGESPALSLSVLESVLNGISAL; from the coding sequence ATGAGCGAACACGTCGAGTACGAGGCCCGAACGGTCCGGCCGTATGCCGTGACCGGTGGTCGCGTGCGTTCGGCACGCTCCGACCTGCCTCTCGAGGCACTGGTCGAGGTCATGCCGGGCGCCGTGGCGACCACGGGCCTGACGCCTGAGAAGCGCGCGATCATCCAGCACGCGTCGGCCGGGTACATCTCGGTCGCCGAGCTGTCGGCGCTCCTCCATCTGCCGCTCGGTGTGATCCGGATCCTTGTGTCCGATCTCACCGACGCCAACTCTGTGCGCGTGCACACCTCGCAACCGGTCGAGGTCAACACCGGTGAGTCCCCCGCCCTGTCCCTGAGCGTGCTGGAGAGTGTTCTCAATGGCATTTCCGCCCTCTGA
- a CDS encoding GTP-binding protein — protein sequence MAFPPSDAAVAAPAGTAGAVAPTVVKIVVAGGFAVGKTTFIGSISDIEPLNTEAAMTEHSVGVDDAGGVSDRKTTTTVAMDFGRIALPGSLWLYLFGTPGQDRFLFMWDDLVRGAIGAVVLVDTDRLDQCFPAVDYFESRGIPFVVGVNCFDGIAKHQLDDVREALAIPAHVPVLYTDARSRAATKQALIALVQLAMERLRQR from the coding sequence ATGGCATTTCCGCCCTCTGACGCCGCCGTCGCCGCTCCGGCCGGGACCGCGGGCGCAGTCGCACCCACCGTCGTCAAGATCGTCGTCGCAGGCGGCTTCGCCGTCGGCAAGACGACCTTCATCGGCTCGATCTCCGACATCGAGCCGCTCAACACCGAAGCAGCCATGACCGAGCACTCCGTGGGCGTCGACGACGCCGGCGGCGTGTCCGACCGCAAGACGACCACGACGGTCGCGATGGACTTCGGTCGCATCGCGCTGCCGGGCTCGCTGTGGCTGTACCTGTTCGGCACCCCGGGCCAGGACCGCTTCCTCTTCATGTGGGACGACCTGGTCCGCGGAGCCATCGGTGCCGTCGTGCTCGTCGACACCGACCGCCTGGACCAGTGCTTCCCGGCCGTCGACTACTTCGAGTCGCGCGGCATCCCGTTCGTCGTCGGCGTCAACTGCTTCGACGGGATCGCCAAGCACCAGCTCGACGACGTCCGCGAGGCTCTCGCGATCCCCGCCCACGTGCCGGTGCTCTACACCGACGCGCGGTCGCGGGCGGCGACGAAGCAGGCGCTCATCGCGCTCGTGCAGCTCGCCATGGAGCGCCTGCGTCAGCGGTGA